The following coding sequences are from one Prochlorococcus sp. MIT 1314 window:
- a CDS encoding DUF561 domain-containing protein has product MSLINLLPQTIKEELRSKSLLKVISGLNNFDVQSVKTIVEAASLGGADLVDIACKPELVDLVLKNSSLPVCVSSVVPKCFIDSVKAGASLIEIGNYDTFYEKGINFSDEKVLNITRETRDLLPNVPLSVTVPHTIHIDKQVDLAIKLVQEGVDIIQTEGGTSSCPYSSGIQGLFEKSVPTLAATYAIHQEFKKQSVTIPIMSASGLSQVTCPLAISCGASAVGVGSAVNKLDDLISMIAVVRGLKESLKNSIISEKIS; this is encoded by the coding sequence ATGAGTCTGATTAATCTTTTGCCACAAACTATTAAAGAAGAGTTGAGAAGTAAATCTTTACTCAAAGTTATTTCAGGATTGAATAATTTTGATGTTCAATCTGTGAAAACAATTGTTGAGGCTGCTTCATTAGGAGGTGCAGATCTTGTCGATATTGCTTGTAAACCTGAGCTCGTTGATCTGGTACTTAAGAATTCCTCATTACCCGTATGTGTGAGTTCAGTAGTGCCGAAATGTTTTATAGATTCTGTAAAAGCAGGAGCCTCATTAATAGAGATAGGAAATTACGATACTTTTTATGAAAAAGGCATTAATTTTTCAGATGAAAAAGTCTTAAACATAACTCGAGAAACAAGGGATCTATTACCTAATGTTCCCTTATCAGTAACTGTTCCTCATACTATTCATATTGATAAACAAGTTGATCTTGCAATAAAGCTAGTACAGGAAGGTGTTGATATTATTCAAACAGAAGGTGGCACAAGTTCTTGTCCTTATTCATCTGGAATCCAAGGCCTTTTTGAAAAGTCAGTACCGACTCTTGCAGCTACCTATGCTATTCATCAAGAATTTAAGAAACAATCTGTAACGATACCAATTATGAGTGCTTCTGGATTAAGCCAAGTAACTTGTCCACTAGCAATATCTTGCGGAGCCTCAGCAGTTGGCGTTGGATCTGCAGTTAATAAATTAGATGATTTAATATCAATGATTGCGGTTGTTAGGGGCTTAAAAGAATCTTTGAAAAATTCAATAATTAGCGAAAAAATTTCTTAG
- the tilS gene encoding tRNA lysidine(34) synthetase TilS: protein MSDKNFTQKNWSSWHHLLHKEILSKKTLLPKGSNIVISVSGGQDSMALLTLINDLKKLHNWSISVWHGDHQWHEKSSIYALELKSYCEGKKISFYFDKANKEKNFSEEKAREWRYKKLCERAKTFLNNNQRQKNIYLLTGHTSSDNSETFILNLARGSNFAGLSNIESKRLLENQIFLIRPILIFSRKDTKQFCDAMNIPVWEDPTNSDLKLKRNVVRKKIIPTLEDIYPGCSSRINNFSQKMSNYNNERNDLSELAYIYCRDLKGINRNLLNSMCIEARCTILNRFLKDISAKQYSSKNLAKLANSIYAKNKGQVSLQEFLKIVWNKNYINFEKS from the coding sequence ATGTCTGATAAAAATTTTACTCAGAAAAATTGGTCATCATGGCATCATCTACTGCATAAAGAGATTCTTAGCAAAAAAACATTACTTCCGAAAGGATCGAACATTGTAATCAGTGTTTCCGGTGGACAAGATTCAATGGCCTTATTAACCCTAATTAATGACCTAAAAAAACTTCACAATTGGTCAATTAGTGTTTGGCATGGAGATCATCAGTGGCATGAAAAATCCTCAATATATGCTCTTGAATTAAAAAGTTATTGCGAAGGGAAAAAAATTTCATTTTATTTTGATAAAGCAAATAAAGAAAAAAATTTTTCAGAAGAAAAAGCGCGAGAATGGAGATATAAAAAATTATGTGAAAGAGCCAAAACTTTTTTAAATAACAACCAGCGACAAAAAAATATTTATTTATTAACTGGCCACACAAGTAGTGATAATTCAGAAACATTTATACTCAATTTAGCCAGAGGAAGCAATTTTGCAGGTCTCAGCAATATTGAGAGCAAAAGATTACTAGAAAATCAAATTTTTCTAATTAGACCAATATTAATTTTCAGTAGAAAAGACACAAAACAATTCTGCGATGCTATGAACATTCCTGTATGGGAAGATCCAACAAATTCAGATCTAAAATTAAAAAGAAATGTAGTCCGAAAAAAAATTATTCCTACCTTAGAGGATATCTATCCAGGTTGTTCTTCAAGGATAAATAATTTTTCCCAAAAAATGAGCAATTACAATAATGAACGTAATGATCTTAGTGAACTAGCATACATATATTGTAGAGACCTAAAAGGAATTAATAGAAATCTCTTAAATAGTATGTGTATAGAAGCTCGGTGCACAATCTTAAATAGATTTTTAAAAGATATATCTGCAAAGCAATATAGTTCTAAAAATCTGGCCAAATTAGCAAATTCAATTTACGCAAAAAATAAAGGTCAAGTTAGCTTGCAAGAGTTTTTAAAAATTGTTTGGAATAAAAACTATATCAATTTTGAAAAAAGTTAA
- the holA gene encoding DNA polymerase III subunit delta, with protein MPIQILWGNDLNAQNTFIQKLIDAEVSKEWKEINVTNLNGDDDEQVNKAFDEVLTPPFGDGYRIVTLKNNPIFTAKNEDLRTKFEKIHDNIPQNTYFILQNTKKPDSRLKSTKFLQKLIKNNLAKEKSFSLPEIWDYEGQKRFLEDAANEMNIKIDKNAAELIIDSVGNDSFKLINELAKAKTYLSAVSSDSNSQLFLKSNDVKKIFSDHQSNIFKIIDLLLQKNINESLIEINYSLQKGDPALKLNAGLISQIRIHTIIKLAINSGNFNAEKISNLAGISNPKRIFFIRKKVKNISQEYLINLMSNLLNIESLLKKGNNPINVFTENLINLS; from the coding sequence ATGCCAATACAAATATTATGGGGTAATGATCTAAATGCTCAAAATACATTTATTCAAAAATTAATTGATGCGGAAGTATCCAAAGAATGGAAAGAAATAAACGTAACTAATTTAAATGGAGATGATGATGAGCAAGTCAATAAAGCTTTTGATGAAGTTCTTACACCTCCTTTTGGAGATGGATACAGAATAGTTACATTGAAAAATAATCCCATTTTTACTGCCAAAAATGAAGATCTAAGAACTAAATTTGAAAAAATTCATGACAATATACCTCAAAATACTTATTTCATTTTGCAAAATACAAAAAAACCAGATTCAAGACTAAAGAGTACTAAATTTCTACAAAAACTTATCAAAAATAATTTAGCCAAAGAAAAATCATTTTCTTTACCAGAAATCTGGGACTATGAGGGCCAAAAAAGATTTTTAGAAGATGCCGCAAATGAAATGAATATCAAAATTGATAAAAATGCAGCTGAATTAATTATTGATTCAGTTGGTAATGACAGCTTTAAACTAATAAATGAATTAGCCAAAGCTAAAACATACCTCTCTGCAGTATCAAGTGATTCGAATTCACAACTTTTTCTTAAAAGTAATGATGTAAAAAAAATATTTAGTGATCATCAATCCAATATTTTCAAAATCATTGATCTTCTCTTACAAAAAAATATTAATGAAAGTCTAATTGAAATAAATTATTCCCTACAAAAAGGAGATCCTGCTTTAAAACTAAATGCAGGTTTAATTAGTCAAATAAGAATTCATACAATCATAAAATTAGCAATTAATTCTGGGAACTTTAATGCAGAAAAGATTTCTAATCTTGCAGGCATTTCTAATCCAAAAAGGATTTTTTTTATTAGAAAAAAAGTAAAAAATATATCGCAAGAATATTTGATTAATTTAATGAGTAATTTATTAAACATTGAATCACTACTAAAAAAAGGTAATAATCCTATAAACGTTTTTACGGAAAATTTAATTAATTTAAGTTAA
- the dapA gene encoding 4-hydroxy-tetrahydrodipicolinate synthase, whose protein sequence is MITDKTECNNPLFGRILTAMVTPFTENGDVDYELAIKLSNYLFENGSDGIVLCGTTGESPTLSWAEQHDLFIAVKGSLDASCKVIVGTGSNCTSEAVEATKKAYDSGADGALVVVPYYNKPPQEGLYKHFSSIAKSAKDLPLMLYNIPGRTGCNLLPDTVKKLMDFSNILSIKAASGRIEEVTELRAICGSKLSVYSGDDSLLLPMLSVGAVGVVSVASHLVGLQLKEMIHSFQSGDVSNALAIHEKLQPLFKALFMTTNPIPIKAALELSGWDVGNPRSPLSPLTNDMKKQLSFILNSL, encoded by the coding sequence ATGATTACAGACAAAACTGAGTGTAATAATCCACTATTTGGAAGAATATTGACTGCAATGGTTACTCCATTCACTGAGAATGGCGATGTTGATTATGAACTAGCTATAAAACTTTCAAATTATCTTTTTGAGAACGGTTCTGATGGAATTGTGTTGTGCGGTACTACTGGAGAATCTCCGACTCTTTCATGGGCGGAACAGCATGATTTATTTATTGCGGTAAAAGGATCTTTGGATGCAAGCTGTAAAGTGATAGTTGGCACTGGAAGCAATTGTACAAGCGAAGCTGTGGAAGCTACAAAAAAAGCTTATGACTCTGGTGCCGACGGTGCTTTGGTCGTTGTGCCTTATTACAATAAGCCGCCTCAAGAAGGTCTTTATAAACATTTCAGTTCTATTGCTAAATCTGCAAAGGATTTGCCTCTTATGCTCTACAACATTCCTGGCAGGACTGGATGCAATTTATTACCTGATACTGTGAAGAAACTTATGGATTTCTCAAATATTCTCAGTATTAAAGCTGCAAGCGGTAGAATAGAAGAAGTAACAGAACTAAGAGCTATTTGTGGCTCCAAACTCTCTGTATATAGTGGCGACGATTCATTGTTGCTTCCAATGTTATCTGTAGGTGCTGTAGGAGTAGTAAGTGTTGCAAGTCATTTAGTTGGATTGCAACTGAAAGAGATGATTCATTCTTTTCAAAGTGGAGACGTTTCCAATGCTCTTGCTATTCATGAAAAACTTCAGCCTCTTTTCAAAGCACTCTTTATGACTACTAATCCAATCCCAATTAAGGCTGCTTTGGAGCTATCGGGATGGGATGTAGGTAATCCTAGAAGTCCTTTGTCACCTTTAACCAATGACATGAAAAAGCAACTATCTTTTATCCTGAATTCCCTATAA
- the uvrB gene encoding excinuclease ABC subunit UvrB: MNNYKLQAPYEPNGDQPEAIKKLVRGVNSGKEFQTLLGATGTGKTFTIANVIQQTGRPALVLAHNKTLAAQLCNELREFFPKNAVEYFISYYDYYQPEAYVPVSDTYIAKTASINEEIDMLRHSATRSLFERKDVIVVASISCIYGLGIPSEYLKAAVKFEVGKSINLRSSLRSLVENQYTRNDIEITRGRFRIKGDVLEIGPAYEDRLIRIELFGDEVEAIRYVDPTTGEILESLEQVSVYPAKHFVTPKERLESAISAIRSELKTQLDKFTCEGKLLEAQRLEQRTKYDLEMLKEVGYCNGVENYARHLSGREEGSPPECLIDYFPKDWLLVVDESHVTCPQLHAMYNGDQSRKKVLIDHGFRLPSAADNRPLKCEEFWEKSKQTLFISATPGQWELDQCDGEFVEQVIRPTGVLDPVIDVRPSEGQVEDLLSEIRIRAEKNQRVLVTTLTKRMAEDLTDFLSENKVRVRYLHSEIHSIERIEIIQDLRMGEYDVLVGVNLLREGLDLPEVSLVAILDADKEGFLRAERSLIQTIGRAARHVDGVALLYADNFTDSMKRAISETERRRTIQKKYNQVNGITPKPAGKKIENSILSFLELSRKLDAGGLSKDLINIVNNNTDAILNASDNQCLLEELPDLIEKLEIKMKDAAKELNFEEAANLRDRIKKLRQKMARNS; this comes from the coding sequence ATGAACAACTATAAGCTTCAAGCTCCTTATGAACCAAATGGAGATCAACCTGAGGCTATAAAAAAATTAGTTAGAGGAGTTAATAGCGGGAAAGAGTTTCAGACTCTTTTAGGTGCTACTGGTACTGGTAAAACATTTACTATTGCTAATGTAATTCAACAAACTGGAAGGCCAGCTCTTGTATTGGCTCATAACAAAACATTAGCTGCACAACTATGTAATGAATTAAGGGAGTTCTTTCCAAAAAATGCTGTTGAGTACTTCATTTCTTACTACGATTATTATCAACCTGAAGCTTATGTCCCTGTAAGCGATACGTACATAGCTAAAACAGCTTCAATTAATGAAGAAATAGATATGCTGAGACATTCTGCAACACGCTCATTATTTGAGAGAAAAGATGTAATTGTTGTTGCATCCATAAGTTGTATATATGGTCTTGGTATCCCAAGTGAATATTTAAAAGCTGCAGTTAAATTTGAAGTTGGAAAATCTATAAATCTACGTTCTTCTTTAAGGTCGCTTGTAGAAAATCAATATACTAGAAATGATATTGAAATTACTAGAGGTAGATTTAGGATTAAAGGCGATGTTTTAGAAATTGGTCCTGCTTATGAAGATAGATTGATAAGAATTGAATTATTTGGTGATGAAGTCGAAGCTATTAGATATGTTGACCCTACTACTGGAGAGATACTGGAAAGTTTAGAACAAGTTAGCGTTTATCCTGCAAAGCATTTTGTTACTCCAAAAGAAAGACTTGAGAGTGCAATAAGTGCAATTAGAAGTGAATTGAAAACTCAACTCGACAAATTCACATGCGAAGGAAAATTATTAGAGGCTCAACGGCTAGAACAACGCACAAAATATGATTTAGAAATGCTAAAAGAGGTCGGTTATTGTAATGGGGTTGAGAATTATGCTCGTCATTTATCAGGAAGGGAGGAAGGTTCACCTCCAGAATGTCTAATAGATTATTTCCCAAAAGATTGGTTGTTGGTAGTAGATGAGAGTCATGTGACATGTCCGCAACTACATGCAATGTACAACGGTGATCAATCTAGAAAAAAAGTTTTAATTGATCATGGTTTTAGATTGCCAAGTGCCGCAGATAATAGACCTTTAAAATGTGAGGAGTTTTGGGAAAAATCAAAGCAGACATTATTCATAAGTGCAACTCCTGGGCAATGGGAATTAGATCAATGTGATGGTGAATTTGTTGAGCAAGTTATAAGACCAACTGGGGTATTAGACCCCGTAATTGACGTAAGACCTAGTGAGGGCCAAGTAGAAGATCTATTATCTGAAATAAGAATTAGAGCTGAAAAGAATCAAAGAGTTCTAGTTACTACCCTTACTAAGAGAATGGCTGAAGATTTAACTGATTTTTTATCTGAAAATAAAGTAAGAGTTAGATATTTGCATTCTGAAATTCACTCAATTGAAAGAATTGAAATTATTCAAGACCTCAGAATGGGTGAATATGATGTTTTAGTAGGAGTTAATTTATTAAGAGAGGGCTTAGATCTCCCTGAGGTGTCATTAGTTGCCATTTTAGATGCTGATAAAGAAGGTTTTTTGAGGGCAGAAAGATCATTGATTCAAACAATTGGAAGAGCTGCCAGACATGTTGATGGTGTTGCCTTGCTTTATGCAGATAACTTCACAGATTCAATGAAAAGAGCAATATCTGAAACTGAAAGAAGACGAACTATTCAAAAAAAATATAATCAGGTTAATGGTATTACTCCAAAACCTGCAGGTAAAAAAATAGAAAATTCAATATTATCTTTTCTAGAACTTTCTAGAAAATTAGATGCTGGCGGTTTATCTAAAGATTTAATAAATATAGTTAATAACAATACAGATGCAATTCTTAATGCTAGCGACAATCAATGTTTGCTAGAAGAATTACCTGACTTAATAGAGAAGTTAGAAATTAAAATGAAAGATGCTGCAAAAGAGTTGAATTTTGAAGAAGCAGCAAATTTGAGGGATAGAATCAAAAAATTAAGACAAAAAATGGCAAGAAATAGCTAA
- a CDS encoding aspartate kinase: MALLVKKFGGTSVGDIKKIKNIATSICQSKESGNEIVVVVSAMGHTTDNLNSLAELISKNPNRRELDMLLSTGEQVTIALLSMALNEYGIPAISMTGSQVGIITESIHGKARILDIKTERIQNYIDQGFVVVVAGFQGTTLSHTGSMEITTLGRGGSDTSAVALSTALGAETCEIYTDVPGVLTTDPRIVANAKLLDEISCEEMLELASVGASVLHPRAVEIARNYGIKLCVKSSQSESSGTLLESQIQPLPLKRGSLELTKTVNSLEVLENQAIFSLSNIPDRPGIAAQIFEKLSEASINVDLIIQATHDGNNNDITFTVSELEVKKTAEQCELITSQLGGEYNLKTNMTKLSIQGAGIMGRPSVSADLFDTLSQANINVRLIATSEIKVSCVIEINNLTKAIRFVAEKFKLSDTQILVNPIYEKQDQPEVRGIALDKNQVQVSFRKLPDRPGVAASICLALAENNLLFDTIVQSERISSSKTKDISLTMNKQDRSKANLVFEALTKKLPGSYIEDGPAIAKVSTVGAGMAFKVGTAGKIFRALADQNINIEMIATSEIRTSCIVLEKDCDKAVNAIHNHFQLDK; the protein is encoded by the coding sequence ATGGCTTTACTAGTAAAAAAATTTGGCGGAACTTCTGTCGGTGATATTAAAAAAATTAAAAATATTGCAACTAGCATTTGTCAAAGCAAAGAATCAGGAAATGAAATTGTCGTAGTCGTCTCTGCAATGGGCCATACTACAGATAATTTAAATAGTTTAGCGGAATTAATAAGCAAAAATCCCAATCGCAGGGAATTGGATATGCTTCTCTCAACTGGAGAGCAAGTAACCATAGCACTTCTCTCAATGGCATTAAATGAATATGGAATACCTGCAATTTCCATGACCGGTAGCCAAGTAGGAATTATTACTGAATCAATACATGGGAAAGCAAGAATTCTGGATATTAAAACAGAAAGAATCCAAAATTATATAGATCAGGGTTTTGTAGTTGTAGTTGCTGGATTTCAAGGAACAACATTAAGCCATACTGGATCAATGGAAATTACTACCTTAGGTAGAGGTGGTTCAGATACCTCCGCAGTAGCTTTATCAACAGCTTTAGGAGCTGAAACTTGCGAAATTTATACAGACGTACCAGGAGTTCTTACTACTGATCCGAGAATTGTTGCCAATGCAAAACTATTAGATGAAATTAGTTGTGAAGAAATGCTTGAACTTGCAAGCGTCGGTGCTTCAGTTCTTCATCCAAGAGCTGTAGAAATTGCCCGCAATTATGGAATTAAATTATGCGTCAAATCAAGCCAAAGCGAATCAAGTGGAACTCTCCTAGAAAGCCAAATCCAACCTCTCCCCCTAAAAAGAGGAAGCTTAGAATTAACAAAAACAGTAAATAGTCTTGAAGTATTAGAAAACCAAGCAATATTCAGTCTCTCAAATATTCCTGATAGGCCTGGGATTGCAGCACAAATATTTGAAAAGCTATCAGAAGCAAGTATTAACGTAGATTTAATAATACAAGCAACACACGATGGAAATAATAACGATATTACATTTACTGTAAGTGAATTAGAAGTTAAAAAAACTGCAGAACAATGTGAACTGATAACTAGTCAATTAGGAGGCGAATACAATCTAAAAACAAACATGACTAAATTGAGTATTCAAGGAGCAGGCATTATGGGTAGGCCAAGTGTTTCAGCTGATTTATTTGATACTTTATCTCAAGCAAATATAAATGTAAGGTTAATAGCTACTAGTGAAATTAAAGTAAGCTGCGTAATTGAAATTAATAATCTTACAAAAGCTATTAGATTTGTTGCCGAGAAATTTAAGTTATCCGATACACAAATATTAGTTAATCCAATTTACGAAAAACAAGATCAACCTGAAGTAAGAGGAATTGCATTAGATAAAAACCAAGTTCAAGTCAGTTTTCGAAAACTGCCTGATCGTCCAGGTGTGGCAGCATCAATATGCCTAGCATTAGCTGAAAATAATTTACTTTTCGATACTATCGTGCAATCTGAAAGAATTTCCTCTTCAAAAACTAAGGATATTAGTCTTACTATGAATAAGCAAGATAGGAGCAAAGCTAACTTAGTTTTTGAGGCCTTAACAAAGAAATTACCTGGTTCATACATTGAAGATGGCCCTGCAATAGCCAAAGTAAGCACTGTAGGAGCAGGAATGGCATTTAAGGTCGGAACAGCTGGAAAAATATTTAGAGCACTGGCTGACCAAAATATCAATATTGAAATGATTGCCACTAGTGAAATTAGAACTTCATGTATTGTCTTAGAAAAAGATTGTGACAAAGCAGTTAATGCTATTCACAATCATTTCCAATTGGATAAATAA
- a CDS encoding precorrin-8X methylmutase, protein MVIDHPIFLESIRFIRSRLVANDLNYLEKKVLERLVHTSGDFTVQNLVNFSEGACEKGLQALKNGAPILTDTDMAAAAIKSMAENTTRNKVFTARMWFGKNNHTNLTKTAYGLSEGWKELSAINSGSKSPIVVIGSSPTALTYLIDILENAKDLPSLIIGMPVGFIGVENSKNKLISTDLPRIVLNSTRGGAAMAAAAVNALLRETI, encoded by the coding sequence ATGGTAATAGATCATCCAATTTTTTTGGAAAGCATCAGATTCATAAGATCTCGTTTAGTAGCCAATGATTTAAATTATTTGGAAAAAAAAGTACTAGAGAGATTAGTTCATACTTCAGGAGATTTTACAGTTCAAAATCTTGTAAATTTTAGTGAAGGTGCTTGTGAAAAGGGTCTTCAGGCACTTAAAAATGGTGCTCCTATCTTAACTGATACCGATATGGCAGCAGCAGCAATAAAATCCATGGCAGAAAATACAACTAGGAATAAAGTATTCACCGCTAGAATGTGGTTTGGAAAAAATAATCATACAAACTTAACTAAAACTGCATATGGCTTAAGTGAAGGTTGGAAGGAGTTATCCGCTATAAATTCTGGAAGCAAATCTCCTATTGTAGTTATTGGCAGTTCGCCTACAGCGTTAACTTATTTAATTGATATTTTAGAAAATGCAAAAGATTTACCTAGTTTAATTATCGGAATGCCTGTTGGATTTATTGGAGTAGAGAATAGCAAAAACAAACTGATTTCCACCGATCTTCCTAGAATTGTTTTGAATTCAACTAGAGGAGGTGCTGCAATGGCAGCCGCTGCGGTTAACGCCTTATTGAGGGAAACAATTTAA
- a CDS encoding ribonuclease J: protein MQSSTNSTLNRSTHDSSRSKSNTPALRVIPLGGLHEIGKNTCVFEYGDELMLVDAGLAFPSDGMHGVNVVMPDTTFLKENQRRIKGMIVTHGHEDHIGGISHHLKHFNIPIIYGPRLAMSMLRGKMEEAGVSDRTTIQTVNPRDVVKVGQHFSVEFIRNTHSICDSFSLAVTTPVGTIIFTGDFKFDHMPVDGEQFDIERMVHYGEKGVLCMFSDSTNAEVPGFCPSEKTIYPSLEKHIAEAKERVILTTFASSVHRVTMILELAMKHGRKVGLLGRSMINVIAKARDIGYMKCPDDLFVPIKQIRDLPDRETLLLMTGSQGEPLAALSRISRGEHQHVRLKTTDTVIFSASPIPGNTISVVNTIDRLMKLGAKVVYGKGENIHVSGHGFQEDQKLMLALTKPKFFVPVHGEHRMLVCHGKSAQTMGVPKDNILIIENGDVVELTPNSIQKGDPVKAGVELLDNSRNGIVDARVLKERQQLAGDGVVTVLAPISTDGKMVAPPRVNLRGVVTTAEPRKMSMWTEREISWVLENRWKQLSRQTGPNTFEVDWIGVQREIENGLSRRMRRELQVEPLILCLVQPAPSGTRAYIPKITEEQSFSNKNRNKHNFQKKSNNNHPNSSNKQQNTQESPKVSQNSSADTAKEDSFEGRTRRRRSAVTS, encoded by the coding sequence ATGCAATCAAGTACAAATTCAACTTTAAATAGATCTACTCATGATTCATCTAGATCTAAAAGTAATACGCCAGCTCTACGAGTAATACCTCTTGGAGGACTACATGAAATAGGAAAAAACACTTGCGTTTTTGAATATGGTGATGAATTAATGCTTGTTGATGCTGGCCTAGCTTTCCCATCTGATGGCATGCATGGCGTAAACGTTGTTATGCCTGATACAACTTTTTTAAAAGAAAATCAAAGAAGAATAAAAGGAATGATTGTCACTCACGGGCATGAAGATCACATTGGAGGTATTTCTCATCATCTAAAGCATTTTAATATTCCCATTATTTATGGTCCAAGACTGGCAATGTCAATGCTTAGAGGAAAAATGGAGGAAGCAGGGGTATCTGATAGAACAACTATACAGACAGTAAATCCAAGAGATGTTGTAAAAGTAGGACAACATTTTTCTGTTGAATTTATTCGAAATACCCATTCTATTTGCGATAGCTTTTCTTTAGCAGTTACAACACCTGTTGGCACAATTATTTTCACGGGAGATTTTAAGTTTGATCATATGCCAGTAGATGGAGAGCAATTTGATATAGAAAGAATGGTGCATTACGGAGAGAAGGGTGTTTTATGCATGTTCAGTGATTCTACTAATGCCGAAGTTCCAGGTTTTTGTCCTTCTGAGAAGACTATCTATCCCTCTTTAGAAAAACATATTGCAGAGGCAAAAGAACGAGTTATCCTTACCACTTTTGCTAGTTCTGTTCATAGAGTGACAATGATCTTAGAATTGGCCATGAAACATGGAAGAAAGGTCGGTTTGTTAGGTAGATCGATGATAAATGTTATTGCTAAGGCAAGAGATATTGGTTATATGAAATGCCCAGATGATTTGTTTGTTCCTATCAAACAAATTAGAGATTTGCCAGATAGGGAGACATTATTATTAATGACGGGTAGTCAAGGAGAACCCCTAGCAGCGTTAAGCAGAATCTCTCGTGGTGAACATCAGCATGTTCGTCTTAAGACTACTGATACTGTAATATTTTCAGCTAGCCCAATTCCTGGTAATACTATTTCTGTTGTTAATACAATAGATAGATTAATGAAACTTGGAGCAAAGGTTGTTTATGGAAAGGGTGAGAATATTCATGTTTCTGGTCATGGTTTTCAAGAAGATCAAAAGTTAATGTTGGCACTCACAAAACCTAAGTTTTTTGTTCCTGTTCATGGAGAACATAGAATGCTTGTTTGTCATGGGAAGAGTGCACAAACTATGGGGGTTCCAAAGGACAATATCTTAATTATTGAAAATGGAGATGTAGTTGAGTTAACACCTAATTCTATTCAAAAGGGTGATCCTGTAAAAGCTGGTGTTGAACTGCTTGATAACTCTCGAAATGGGATAGTAGACGCTAGAGTTTTAAAAGAGAGGCAGCAATTAGCCGGAGATGGTGTAGTAACTGTTTTAGCTCCTATTAGTACAGATGGAAAGATGGTCGCGCCTCCCAGAGTAAATTTAAGAGGAGTTGTCACTACTGCAGAACCAAGAAAAATGTCTATGTGGACAGAACGAGAAATAAGCTGGGTTTTAGAAAATAGATGGAAACAATTATCCAGACAAACTGGTCCGAATACTTTTGAGGTTGATTGGATTGGTGTACAAAGAGAAATTGAAAATGGTTTATCCAGAAGAATGAGAAGAGAATTACAAGTTGAGCCACTTATTTTGTGTTTAGTTCAACCTGCCCCAAGTGGAACTCGTGCTTATATTCCAAAGATTACCGAAGAGCAAAGTTTCTCTAATAAAAATAGAAATAAACATAATTTCCAAAAGAAATCAAACAATAATCATCCTAATAGTTCAAATAAACAGCAAAATACTCAAGAAAGTCCAAAAGTTTCACAGAACTCATCAGCTGATACTGCTAAGGAAGATTCATTTGAAGGTAGAACAAGAAGAAGAAGATCTGCTGTCACATCTTAA